TGATCTAAATTCTAAAGTAGGAAATTGCATACCATTAGCTGATATACGTATGGGAACATGGGTACATGATATTGAATGTCATCCAGGTCAAGGCGCAAAGCTGGCTCGAGCCGCAGGAACTTATGCTAAAATAATTAAGGAGCCAGCCCCACAATGTCTTGTGCGGCTACCTTCGGGTGTTGAAAAACTCATAGATTCCCGATGCCGAGCTACTATTGGTATAGTTTCCAATCCCAACCATGGTGCACGTAAGCTTAGAAAAGCAGGACAAAGCCGGTGGTTAGGCAGACGCCCCATTGTTCGTGGTGTTGCAATGAATCCAGTGGATCATCCTCATGGAGGAGGTGAGGGGCGCACGAAAGGAGGTAGACCTTCGGTGTCACCTTGGGGGAAGCCCACCAAAGCAGGATTTCGGGCAGTAGTGGGGGTGGGGAAACGCAGAATTTAGTTCATGCCACGACGATCTATATGGAAGGGAAGTTTTGTTGATGCTTTCCTGTTTAGAATGAAGAAGAACAGAGAAAGTCTTTTGAGCAGGAAAATTTGGTCACGTAGATCTTCTATTTCGCCGGAATTCGTTGATTGCTCCGTACTCATTTACAATGGAAAAACTCCTGTTCGTTGTAAGATCACTGAAGGAAAGGTTGGTCATAAATTTGGAGAGTTTGCTTCTACACGGAGACGAAGACCTTCGAGAACAAATAAAGGAAAGGGAAGAAAGGGGAAAAAGGAAAGTCTAAGCGCCATATGGCACGAAAAGGAAATCCGATTTCGGTAAGACTTGATCTGAATCGTAGTTCAGATCCAAGTCGGTTCAGTGAGGGCGACCGCGAAAGTCACCGAATGGGTCCGGTCCATCTTTTCCTGATCTTTGTCCCATAAAAAAAAAGGCGTGGGAGGACGTTGCAGATGTCCGGGACGGACACGACTTCTTCTAACGCTAGAAGACCACAGGAAGACACCCGGGACAAGAGCATGTCGTGAAAGACGCACACGGGGCGGGCGTGCTTCGACCGTGTCTCCGGGGCACAGTTGAATGTAGATATCATGAACGCGAGGTGCAGGATACCAGGCCGAGAAACCCGGGCAAGCACTCCCCTAATGTGCCGATCGCTAGCGCATCCAGGGCCCCGGCGCCCAGCTCCGCTGGAGAGGCCGTCACTGATCTGAGAAGTGCGTCTTCGGTTCGGATAGACTGATTCTGCGAACGCCTAGCCCCAGGAATCAATAAAAAAACAAGTGCTCAGTTTCATTTCAGATCAGTGAATAAACCGAAAGAAGAGACGTTTCTCGCTCGGCGCCGC
This sequence is a window from Phoenix dactylifera mitochondrion, complete genome. Protein-coding genes within it:
- the rps19 gene encoding ribosomal protein S19, producing MPRRSIWKGSFVDAFLFRMKKNRESLLSRKIWSRRSSISPEFVDCSVLIYNGKTPVRCKITEGKVGHKFGEFASTRRRRPSRTNKGKGRKGKKESLSAIWHEKEIRFR